The nucleotide window GATGAAATCTGCCGGGCATCGAGATTGGAGGACAAGGGTGGATCCCCCCCGCCTGAAGTCTTACGACTCCAGCTACAAAAATCAGAGATGCGGCTTCGGCGGATCCACCGGCGCTTCCCAAGCCATCGCTCCGACCAGCTTGGTCTCCCGCTTGTAGACCTTGTCCCCACAGGTGACGTAGAGGGTCTCCTTCTCCGGTCCGGCGAAGCAGAGATTGGACGGATAACGCGCTCCGGGCACGGGTGGCAGGATCAGGTTCACGCGACCCGGCTGGTCGAAGACCTGGATGCCCATCGCGGTGGCGGCGAGCAGCCAGCCGTCCTTGGTGACGCGAATGCCATCGGCCTTGCTGCCCGGATCGGGATCGGCCGGCGGAAGATGCAGGTGATGGTAAGGCTGGACGTTGACCAGCGAACCATCCGCCGCGCGGGTGGCGGACCAGATGTAACGACCACCCGGATCGGCCACGTCGATGCGGCTCTGGTCGGGAGTAAGCGAGATGCCGTTCACGCCGCGGAAGGCATCGCTGCCGAGCACCTTTTCCTGCCCGGAGCGGATGATCCACACGGCGTGCTTGGCGGGCTCGGTGGCGTAGATGGTGCCATCGTGCGCGACGGTGAGGTCATTGCCCTTGATGCCGGTGGCGTGGACTTTCTCCTCCTTGGTCTGGATGTCCCACGAAACGATCTCGCCACTGCCGGTGCGGCAGCCATAGAGACGGCCATCCGGGCCGAACGTGAGACCATTGGTGCCGCGGGTGTCTTCCATGAACACGGACACCTTCCCATCCGCACCGACGCGATGGATGAGATTCTTTGGAATGTCCGAGAAGAACACGGTGCCATCCGGGCCGGGCACCGGACCTTCGGTGAAACCGTGGCCTTCGCTGACCAGTTCCCAATCCTTGCCGGGGATCAGCATGTCCTTCGCACGGCTCTTGGTCGCATCATAGTGCACCTCGACCGGCTTCGGGAAATCCTTCCACAGCCAGCGCATGGCATCCGGCAGGATCGCGCCGCCGTGCTGGTGGGAATGCGGTCCCTCACCCCAGGCATGGTTCACTTCATAGCCCGCGAACTGGAGCGACCGCTCCATCTCCTGGTTCGCCATCCACCAGTCGCCGCAATAGATGTTCTGGTCGTTCGATCCATCCTGCAGGAATACGCGCAACGGCAGCGGCTCCGTCTTGCGGACCAGCACCGCCGTTTCATCGCCACCGCGCAGGCCCACGAACGTGCCGATCATGGAATACACGCGCCGGAACTGATCCGGGCGCTCCCACGCCGCGAAAAACGACGCGCAGCCGCCGGAGGAAGCGCCGCACAGGCCACGGTGATCCGGGTTCGGGCTGATGTTCCGCTCCTTTGCGACTTCCGGAATCAGCTCGCTGGTGAGGAACTTCGCGTAGTCGCCGGTGAAGGCATCGTATTCATAGCTGCGGTTGTAGCGCGGCTGGCTCTTGCCATCACCCGCAGGCGTGACGCCCGGATCGACGAACAACCCGATGGTGACGGGCATTTCCTTCGAGTTGATCAGATTGTCGAACACGATCGGCACCTTGTCCGCGCCCTTTTCGTTCACGTAGCCGCCGCCGTCCTGGAAGACCATCAGGCAGGCGGGCTTCGAGGCGTCGTATTGCGCCGGAGTGTAGACCCAGTAGTCGCGGGTGGAACCCGGATAAACCTTGCTGTCCTTGAAGGTGTGCTTGGCCACCGTGCCGACCGGGACGCCCTCGTGGCGCTGGGACGCGGGATCAACCGGGTAAGGACCTTCCGCCGCAAGGACGGAGGGCAGGACCAACAATGGAGCAAGGAGCAGGGGTTTCATGGATCAAAGCAGGACGAACCATGGAACCCGGATCTTTCGCACAAGAATGGACAACACCGAATGGCCAAACCGGAACCCGGTTGATCGAACCAGCCGGTCGGAAGAGATTGCCAGCGCCCTATCCGCTCATTGACCATCCGGAAAAATGGCGGAGGAATTCACCGGTACGATCGTGGAGTGGAATGAGGAGAAAGCCCATGGCTATCTCCGCTACGGGAAGAAGCGTATCTTCCTCCACATCCGAGATTTCTCCGAACGCCACAAGAGACCGGCCATCGGGGATCGCATCCGCTTTTGGGCCGGCACCGATGGCAAGGGCCGCCCCTGCGCGGTGAAAGCCGTGCATGTGAACGATGGAGGTCGCCTCGGCATCGGCAGCTTCATCGTCCTGGGCCTGCTTCTCCTCCTCCCTGCCATAGCCTGGTGCTGTCTTCCCCGGCCGTTGCAGTGGGTGGTTGGAGTCCTGTATGGCTCGGCCAGCGCCCTCGTCTGGTTTCTCTACGGCAGGGACAAACAGATCGCCCGCCAGAATGCGTCCGCCACCTCTCCACAGAGAAGACGGGTGCCGGAGTCCCAGCTCCACTTCCTTGAGTTCGCAGGCGGCTGGCCCGCCGCATTCATTGCCAAGCGTCGCTTGCGGCACAAATGTTCGAAACTGAGCTACCAGGCACAATACTGGCTGATCGTGACCCTGCACGAATTCCTCGCCTTCGATTTCCTTTGCGATTGGAGGATCATACGGGCGATCCTTGCCTGACAGTGATGCCCGCCCCGTCTGAACACCCCCGCGATCCGCTCCACGGCCTTACCCTGGAGACCATCCTGACCACCCTGGTGGATCGGCACGGCTGGGAGATGCTCTCGACGCGCATCCGCATCCGTTGCTTCACCCACGATCCCAGCATCAAATCCAGCCTGACCTTCCTGCGGAAAACCCCGTGGGCGCGGCAGAAGGTGGAGGCATGGTATCTCTACGATCTGCGCAAGGGGATCAAATAAGCGGTCAGGTTCGGCAGGGATCAGAGATATGCCCGGAACACTCCTCAAGCCGGTCGGGTCGGCCCACCAGTCGTCCGGCTGAAGGATCTCCACTTGGTTCCCGTAGGAAACTTTCCCCGCCATGCGCCGTTTGCTGCTCCTCTGCCTCCTGCCCTGCTCCATCCTCTCCGCTGTGCCGGTCTTCCCCGGCAAGGCCCCGGGTGCTCCCGCCGCCGATGGTACAGGCGGAGTTTTCACTCTCCGGAACCAACTCCTCTCCGCAAGCTGGTCCTGCCAGAACGGCGAACTGCGACCGGTGGAAATCGCGGACCTGCTCAACAACCACCGCTTTCCCCAGACCTACCGGCAGGTGTTCCGCTTCGCCACCGGCGAGGAAGCCACAAAAGGCGAAAACCAAACCTGGCTGGGCATGCGGCTCGAGGAGGATGCCGTGGTGGTCCAGTCCTCCGTCAATGGGCGCGGCTGGCGGACGCTGGCACGGATTCCCGCGGACAAATTCCCCGGAAAACCCGCCTTGGTCCGTCTCGGCAAGACCGACAGGAAGGGTGGTCTTTCCGACTACCCGGATGCGGGCACTCCCGGCAGCCCGCGCTTCATCAATTTCCGGATCACCGACGAGCGCCGGATCTTCGCGAATGATGGCTTCGCCACCCTGTCTCCGGAATGGACACCGCGGCTTTCCACCAAGCCCGGCACCGTTATAAAAACCGAGGACGGCTGGCTCACGGTCACCGCCCCCGCGAATTGCGCCGCCTTCGTGGAGCGGAAATTTCCCGCCGAGGCGACCCAGGTTTCCTGCCGTGTCGACCGCGCCAACGACGATGCCCAGTCATGGGGTCCCGGTCTCGCACTGGTGTGGGACAACGGCAAAGCGATCGTGGTCAACATGCGCAAGGAAGGCGCATGCTCGGTGATAGCGGATGGAGAGGAACAGGTGATCGGCTCTCCTTTCCAAGCCGTGCCGGACTACAACGTGGTGGCATCGAAGCTGAAGGTCTTCGAAGGCCCGAAGCTGGTCGATCTACCCGCCGAACCCGCCAATCCGCGCGAAGGTGCGCATCATCCCGGCAAGGCGATTGTCGCAAAACTCCGTGATGAGAGCACCGGCCTCGCGGTGATGTGGCGCGCGGTCTTGCGCGAGGGTTCCAACTACGTCCGCGAGGAACTTACGCTGGCCTCGCCGAAAGCCCCGCTCACGCTAAGCGGCGTGCAGATGCTCGACCGCGCGGTGGATTCCCCGGCCAAGCTCGGTACCGTGCCCGGCAGTCCGGTGATCGCCGGTGGGTTGTTCTTTGGCGCGGAGTTGCCGGTATTTTCGGTGGAGACTGCCAAGGACGGATTCACCGGCGGCTTCCCCTGCACCTACAAGCTGGAGGGAACTCAGACGGTGACTTTCTCCTCGGTGACCGGCGTGGTGCCGGAGGGACAACTCCGCCGTGGCTTCCAATACTATCTCGAACGCGAACGCGCCCGCCCGGCGAAAGCATATTTCCATTTCAACGGCTGGTATGACGCGGCGGTTTCCGAGAAGCGCTTCCTCGAAGTGATGGAGGCCTACAAACGCGAGCTGATTCAGAAGCGCGGCGTGAAGCTCGATGGCTTCGTCATCGACGATGGCTGGGACGACGCGCGGGACACCTTCTGGGATTGGAAGCGCTCCGTGCTGCCGGAAGGCCTCAAGAACCTCCGCGCCGCCGCCGAGAAAGCCGGTTCCCGCCTCGGCATCTGGATTTCACCGCTCGGCGGATACGGAGAAGCTCCGATGCGCATCGCCAACGCGCGCAAACTGGGCCTCACCGATGGCAACAAGCTCGATCTGTCCGATCCGCGCTACTACAAGTGGTTCAAGGAAAAGTGCCTCTCGCTGATGCACGAGGACCGCGTGGGCTATTTCAAGTGGGACAAGGCGGGCGATGGCGTGAACCCGCACTTTATGTCGCTGCTGAAGCTTGCCGATGAACTCCATGCGGATGATCCGAACCTGTTCCTGAACGTCACCGTCGGCACCTGGCCGTCTCCGTTCTGGCTGAACCATGTCGACTGCACCTGGCATGGCGGCGGAGATGTCGCCTGGATGGGCAAGGGCGACAAGCGCGAGCAATGGCTGACCTATCGCGACCACTCCGCGCTATCGGTGGTGAAGCGCGGCCCCTTGTATCCGCTGAACTCCATCATGCTCCACGGCATGGTGCTCGGCCACGCCTACCAGGGCAAAACCACCGCCGAAGCGGGCAACCACCTGCGCAACGAATGCCGGTCGTTCTTCGGCTCAGGCACCTGCATGCAGGAAAGCTATCTTTCCCCGGACCTGATGGACGATGCCGCGTGGGACGACCTCGCCGAAGCCGCAACGTGGGGGCGAAAACACGCCGCCGTCCTCACGGACACGCACATGATCGGCGGTGAACCGACGAAGATGGAACCCTACGGCTGGGCCGCATGGATGCCCGGACAGGCGACCCTCACGCTGCGCAATCCGGACGACCAGCCGAAGATCATCGCGCTGGATGCTCAAACAGTGTTCGAACTGCCGACCGGCGCACCGGCGAAGCTGTCCCTGAAATCCGCCTACAAGGAGCAGCGTGTGAGGACACTCGACCTCATGGCGGGAACACCGGTCACCTTGGAACTCCTGCCGTTCGAGGTGCTGGTATTCGATAGCGGGAATTGATGTTCGTGGCGGCGGTTGAAAACCGTCGCCACACTCCTCACACCGTCGGAGCCATCGACATCAGCGTCAGCACCGGCCTCAACTCCTCATCGCTGCGGTCGAGATCGACGCTGAATGTCACCGTCCAATCGTTGATCTCCTCCGGATCGACCAGCGTCTGATGGACCTTCCACTGGCGCGGTTGCTCGCTGTCGATGTGGGTGTGCTTGATGTTGCGCGCTTCGGGATCGAGACGGATGCGCTCGTGGTCCTCATGAAAGTCATCAAGGAAATCGAAGAGACGGTCGCGGGTCCATGCGATGTCGTCGGCGTCGTTCGGCTCGATCTGTTCGAGTACCTCCTCCACGCGATCCGCGGACAGAGCCTTGATGACGGAGAACACCGCATTCCGCAGCGCCCGGGTGAACGCGGCACGATTGCGGGTAAATGGCACGGCGCGGCGTTCCGCCACCGGCTTCTCGGCCTCGGGAACGTAGTCGGGGTTCTTCAGCTTCTCCCACTCGTCGAGCAGGCTGGAGTCCACGCTTCGCAGGATGTCTTCCAGGAACTGCTCCGCCTCGACCAGCTCCTCAGTCTTCGCCGCGGGCGGGACCGTCTGCATCAGCACCTTGTAAACTTCGGACAGATGGCGCAGCAGCACGGCCTCGCTCTTCTCCAGCCCATAGGTCTTCACGTAATCCTCGAACGACTGCCAGTTCTCGAACATCTCGCGGGCGATCGACTTCGGCCGCACGTTGCCCTCCGCCATCCATGGGCGACCGGCGACGAAGGCATTGAAGGTGTCGTAGATGAAATCCTTGCCGGGCTTCGGCCACTCCACTTCCTCGAGCTGGAGCATGCGGTCCTCGTAGGCGACGCCCTCGTTCTTGAGCTGCGCCACCAGGTCGCCGCGGAGTTGCTCGACCTGCTTGCGCAGCACGATCTCCGGATTCTCCAGGATCGACTCCACCAGCGACAGCACGTTGAGCGCGTACTCCGGTGACTCACGGTCGAGCTGCGGAATCGCATCGATCAACCACAGGCCGAGCGCCTGGTTCATCGAGAAATCCTCCTGGAGCTCGACATTCAGACCGACCTTCGCCGGGCCGGTGCGCTCCGCGGGAGGAATGATGCGCAGGATCTTCCCCTCCACCAGTCCGCGGAAGAGCTGCATCGCGCGGCGCTTGAGCGCCTTTTGTTTCGGCGGCGGCTCGTGGCTGTCCGCGATGATTTTCTTCAAGGCCGAGCAGCCGTCCTCCTCCTGACGGCCCAGCACGTTGAGCAGCATGCCGTGATGGACGGTGAAGCTGGAAACGAGCTTCTCCGGCGGCGAATCGAGCAGCTTGCGGAAGGTTTTCTCGTCCCATGCCACGTAGCCTTTTTCCGGCGGCTTGCGCTTCACGAAGCCGCCCTTCTTGCCGGATTTCGAGGCCTTCTGCTCCAGCCGCAGGTTCTCGATCACATGCTCGGGTGCCTGAGCAACCACGTAGCCAACGCTGTCGTAACCCCGGCGCCCGGCGCGGCCGCAGATCTGCTTGAAATCGCGGACGGCGAGGATCTTGGTACCATTTCCATCGTACTTGCAGAGCTGGGTGAAGACCACGGTGCGGATCGGCACGTTCACGCCCACGCCGAGGGTGTCGGTGCCACAAATCACCTTGAGCAGGCCGCGCTGGGTGAGCTTCTCCACAAGGATGCGGTATTTCGGAAGCAAACCCGCGTGATGAATGCCGATGCCGTGGCGCAGCAGCTTGCTGACTTCCTTGCCATACGGGCTGCGGAAGTTCGCGTCGTGCAGCGCCTCGGCGATCTGCTGCTTCTCCTCCTTGGTGCAGAAATTCGAGCTGAGCAGGTTCTGCGCACTGCGGGCGCAGGCGAGCTGCGTGAAGTGGACGAGATACACCGGTGCCCGACCCGCCTCCACCAGCTCGATCACCTTTTCCTCCATCGGCGTCTCGCTGTAGTCGAACTCCAGCGGCACCGGGCGGTCCTCGCTCTTGATCAGCACCGTCTTGATGCCGGTGAGATTGGTGAGGGTCTCCTCGAAAAACGCGGTCTCGCCCAGAGTGGCGGACATCAACAGGAAGCGTGCCTGCGGCAGCGTGAGCAGCGGCACCTGCCAGGCCACTCCGCGCGACGAGTCCGAGTAATAGTGGAACTCGTCCATGATCACGTCATCCACCTCCGCGCGCATGCCCTCGCGCAGAGCGAGGTTCGCCAGGATCTCCGCGGTGCAACAGATGACCGGCGCGCCGGGGTTCACCGTGGCATCGCCAGTGATCATGCCGACCTTCTCCGGGCCGAAGATCTGGCACAGCGACAGGAACTTCTCATTCGCCAGCGCCTTGATCGGCACCGTGTAGAACGAACGGCGGTTCTGACAGATCGCCTTGAAGTGGAGCGCCAGCGCCACCAGCGATTTCCCGGAACCGGTGGGCGTGTTCAGAATGACGTTGTGACCGTCGAACAACTCAAGGATCGCTTCTTCCTGATGGCCGTATGGCTCGATCCCGGCCTCGACGAGGTATTCGAGGAAGGCATTGAGGATTTCATCCGATGACGTGGGATCGGAGATGGAACCGGGATCGAGAACAGCCATGTGCGGAGCAACCGTGACCGGGATCGCGGTGGATGGGGAGTCTTTTGGAAAAGGGTCCGTCGCAAAATAAAAAGGCCGACAAGTGCCGGCCTTTTCAAAGAATCGGGGGAGTGTGCTGGTTTCAAAAGTGCTTCAGCACCTTCGCCACCGCATTCTCGGCGGTCAGACCGTGAAGCTCACGGAGGGTGTCCGGCTTGCCGTGCTCGACGAATTCGTCCGGCCAAGCGATGCGCTCGACCGGTGTCTTGATACCGGAGTCATGCAGCAGCTCGATCACCGCGGCGCCGAAGCCGTTGTGGGCGACGTGGTCCTCGAAGGTGCAGACCACCTTGCACTTCTTCGCGTAGTCCTCGATCACCGTGGCATCCAGCGGCTTGATGAAGCGCGGGTTGATCAGGGCAACGGAGAGTCCCTTCTCTTCGAGCATCGCCTTCGCACAACGGGCCATTTCGAACATCGTGCCGAGGCCGATGAGCGCCACGTCGGCACCGTCGGCGACAACTTCGGCCTTGCCGATTTCGAGAACCTTCGCGGTCGGAGGAATCGGCGTGCCGTCGATGATGCCGCGCGGATAGCGGATGGCGGAGGGACCGGCCTCGTACTGGGCCATGGTGTGGAGCATGTCCACGAACTCGGCCTCGTCCCTCGGCTGCATGAAAATGAGGTTCGGCACGTGGCGCAGGTAGCCGATGTCGAACAGACCGTGGTGCGTCGGGCCATCATCGCCGGACAGACCGCCGCGGTCCATGCACAGGCGGACCGGCAGACCCTGCAGCGCCATGTCATGGATGATCATGTCATAGGCGCGCTGCATGAAGGTGGAGTAGATCGCGAGGAACGGCTTGAAGCCGCGTGTGGCAAGGCCGCAGGCGAAAAGCGCGGCGTGTTCCTCGGCGATGCCCACGTCGTAGTAACGCTGGGGCAGCTCCTTCTTGAAAATCTCCAGCTTGGTACCGCCGGGCATGGCGGCGGTGATGGCGACGATCTTTTCGTCCTGCTTGGCCATGTCCGTCACCGTGCGACCGAAGATGTCCGAGCAAGTGGGGGTGGCGGTGGTGTCGGTGGAACCGTCCTCGATCTTGTAGGCACCGAGACCGTGGAACTTGCCGGGATTGTCGAGGGCGGGCTGGTAGCCGCGGCCCTTCTCCGTGATGATGTGGAGGACCACCGGCTCGTTGAGCGTCTTGAGATGCTCGAAGGTTTTGACCAGCAGCGGCAGGTTGTGGCCGTCGATCGGGCCGTAGTAGCGCAGGCCGAACTTCTCGAACAGCACGTTCGGGAACAGCAGGTTCTTCGCGCCTTCCTCGACCTTGTGGGCGAGGTTGCGGACGGCTTTGCCTGCGATCTTTTCGACGAATTCGGCGGCCTTGCTGCGGACGGCGGAGTAAGTCGAGTGCGTCTGGAGCGCGTTGAAGTAGCGGGCGATGGCGCCGACGTTCTTGTCGATCGACCACTCGTTGTCGTTCAGCACCACGATGAACCGCTTGGTGGTTTCCGCGATGTTGTTGAGCGCTTCCAGAGTCGGTCCGCAGGTGAAGGCGGCGTCACCGGCGACTGCGACCACGTGGCTGTCGTCTCCCGCAAGATCACGGGCGGCGGCCATGCCGAGTGCGGCGGACAGGGCGGTGCCGGCGTGACCCGCTCCGTAGCAATCGTGCTCGGACTCGCTGCGCAACAGGAAGCCGTTGAGGCCCTTGTAGGTGCGGATGGTGTGGATCTGGTCGGCGCGGCCGGTCAGCATCTTGTGGACGTAGCCCTGGTGGGCGACGTCGAAGACGAAATTGTCCTTCGGGGTCGAGAAGACCCGGTGCATCGCAATCGAAAGCTCCACCACGCCGAGGTTCGGGCCGAGGTGGCCACCGGTCTTGGAAAGAGACGTGATCAGCGAATGGCGGACCTCCGCCGCGAGGGCGGGCAGATCGGCATCGGACAACCGCTTGACGTCCTCCGGGGACTTGATGCTGGAAAGGAGCGGCCCGAGGGCGGGGGGCTCAGAAGAGGCGGATGTCGTCATCGTCGTCAGGGTCATCCTCCGGCGTTTCGGGCGGAGGCGCGCCACCGTGCGTGGTGGCGGCGGCGGAATCCAGAGCGTTTTCTGCCTGATTCCGCAGGGTGATCAATTCGAGCCGCTCGCGGGCGGACTTCAGCACGGTCTCGCAGCGTTTCAGGAGAGCGGAGCCCTTTTCGTAGTGGGCAACCAGGTCTTCCAGCGGCAACTGCTCCTCCTCCATCGCCTCGACCACCGCTTCCAACTCGGCAAGCGCCTCCTCGAAGCCGGGTCCGGCTTCGGGGTCGTTCGGGGTGGTTTTGCGGCGGGCGGCCATTATTGCGCGGAGTTGGGGTCCGAGGTGCGGACCGGACGGTCGCTGTAATAGACCATGTCGTAAATGCCGAACAAATTCACCGGATACGGGTACTTCTTGTAGATCGACTGGAGTTTCTGGTCCTTGTCGTAGAGGCGGAGGCCCGGTGGGTAGGTGGCGGCGAAGACCCGGCCGTCCATGACCAACGAGGTGAAGTCGCCGTAGTCGCGCTGGAGCGTCCCCATGTCCTCGGAGCCATGGGAACTGGGAGAGATCATGATGCCGACGGTCGGGGTGCCGAGGTCCGAGGCAATGCCTTCGAGCTTTTCGAAGCCTTTCTTGGAGTTCGGGAGCCAGATGCTCATGCGGTCCGCATACCAAGCCACGGCCCATGGCTGGTCGGAGAAGCAGATCTGGTTCGGCTTGACCCAGTTTTTAAGGCCTTGGTTGAGAGCCGGGGCGAAATAGGGTGGCCACCATGGAACGCCGCCGGAATCACGGCGATCCATGCCGAGACGGATTTTCGGCCAAATGCCCAGCACCAGCGGAGCGGCACACACCAGCACCACCACGATGTGATGGACGTTTTTGAGCAATGGATTCGCGACGACCACTTCCAGGCGGCTCCATAGGATCGACAGGAAGGCAAGGCCGTAGGCCGCCATGATCGGAGCAAAGACCAGATGGATCTGGTTCGAGTCGAGATCCTTGGCGCTGACGCCGAATATGGACATGCCGAACGCGGCAAAGACCCACATCAGAAGGAGGGCCCAGCGGAAACGGGCGATCGAAGGGCGCTTGAAGGGGTGGAACAGGGCGATGAAGAAAATCGGAGCGACCACAATGCCGCCGAGGAACGGCACGATGTCCGTGGCCTGGAGAAGCGTGGTGCGGAGGGTTTTCATGAGAATCCCATCCAGCGACAGCGGCTTGCTGCCCAGATCGTCGGTCCGCATGATGGTGCCTTCGTTCAGGCTGTCCCCCAGGCCCTTGTAAATCATCAGGAAGCTGGTGCCGAAGGGCGAGTCGCAGACCTTCGCGGTGTGGGTGAGGCAGACGATTCCGGCCAGACCAGCGATAGCGAGGATGGAGATGGCGACGATACCGCGGGGGCGGAAAGCGATGGCGGCGAACACCACGTAACCCAGCACGATCCAGATCGCCAGCCAGTGGGTCATGGCCATCAGGGTGAAGAACACGCCGGCGACGATTGCCGGGGTGAGGGCCACCCGCCCCTCGGTGGAAGCCTCCACCGCCCGGTAGGTGAAGTAGATGCCGCATGAAAAGAGCAGCATCAGCAGCATCTGCGGCAGGCCGCTCAACGAGAAGTTCCAGAACGTCTCGCAGAACAGCATGAGAATCGCGACCACACCGGCGATCTTCGCGTCAAATATTCGTGAAACCAGCAGGTAGGTGACCCCGATGGACATCAGGAAGAACAGCGTGCTGACCGCGGCGATGATCCGATCAAGAGGATAGACCACCTGCTTGATGCTCATGTTCCAATCGTCCGCGGAATCCGCACCCACCAGTTTCAGCACGGCGGCGTTGATCAGGGGATTCAACGGCGCGTGGTAAGTGTCCGGGAAAGCGACGAAAGCGGCGGAGCCGTTGACCTTCTGCACCTGATGATAGGCCACCGGACGGATCATCTTGGTGGTGAAGCCGTTGCCACGGGCGATTTCACGCGCGATCTGCGCCTGGTCCATCGCCTGGGGGGCGTTGAGGCCGCGGAAGAGAATGAACAGGTTCAGAAGGGTCAGCGTGACCAGCAGCAGGAAGAAGAGGCTCCGGCGGACGATCACACCGGCGTCAATGGATTGGGACTGGGCGCTCATGGAAAATCGGATGGAAGCGGGCGATGCAGGGTCAGAGTCCCAATTCCTTCAGCTTGCGTTGGAGGGTGCGGCGGCTGACGCCGAGGAGTTCCGCGGCCCGGGTCCGGTTGCTCCCGGCTTGATCGAGAGCCGCCCGGATGGCGCGCGTTTCGAGCGCATGCAAGTTGAATTCCACCGGACCGGCAAGGTCCATTTTGTTGGAAACGGACAGCCCCGGAGAAGCCGTTTGTCCTTGATCCGCAAGGAACGCAGGAAGGTGCCGGACGTCTATGACGGAATCGTTACTCATCACCACGCCGTGCTCGATGGCGGTTCTCAATTCGCGGACGTTTCCGGGCCAGGAATAGTGACGCAACCGGTCCAGTGCCGCATCCGTGAGAGGTTTGACCGGCCGCCCGTTGTCCTTGGCGAATTCCTTCAGGAAACTGCCGGCCAGCAGCACGATGTCCTCGCGGCGGGTCCGCAGCGGCGGCATTTCGATTTTCACCACATTCAGGCGGAAATAGAGGTCCTCGCGGAACTTCCCCTGATCCACCAGCTCGCGGAGGTTCTTGTTGGTGGCCGCGACCACCCGCACATCGATCTTGATCGGGCTGTTGGAGCCGACCCGTTCGATGGTGCGCTCGGAAAGCGCGCGCAGCAGCTTCACCTGCGTGGCAGCGTCAATCTCGCCGATCTCATCCAGGAACAGCGTGCCGCCATCCGCTTGCTCGAACCGGCCGATCCGCCGCTGGGCTGCTCCGGTGAAGGCGCCTTTCTCATGGCCGAAGAGTTCGCTTTCCAAGAGCTGGGGCGAAAGCGCGGCACAGTGGACGATCACCATCTTGGATTCCGGACGGCCGGAGAGATGGTGGATCGCGTGGGCGACCACCTCCTTGCCGGTGCCGCTTTCCCCCTCGATCAGGACCGTGGCACGGGTCGGCGCGACCTGATGGATGAGGTCGAATACCCGGGTCATCGCGGGGGACTTGCCGATCAGGCGGTCGAGCTTGTGGCGCTCCGAGGACTGTTGCTTGAGTTCGCGGACCTCGGTTTCCAGCTTCCTGGTCTTGAGCGCGCGCTTCAGCAACATCTCCACCTCGTCGAGGTTGAGAGGCTTGGTGACGAAGTGCCAGGCACCGCGGCGCATCGCCTCCACCGCCGTGTCCACCGAACCGTAGGCGGTCATCATGATCGCCACCGGTGGATTCGGACGGACGAGCGCTTTTTCCAGCAGCTCCATCCCGGATTCCCCGCCCATCCGCAGGTCGGTGAGCAGCAGGTCGATGGGCTCGCTCTGGAGAATCGTCAACGCCTCGGTCGCACCACTGGCGGTATAGACGTCGAACTCCTCTTCCAAAGCCGCGCGCAGGCCCTCGCGGGTGGCGCGCTCGTCATCAACAATCAGGAGGGTGGGCTGTTGCATGGAAGAGTCGAAGGTCGGAAGGTCGGAAGGTCGGAAGGTCGGAAGGTCGGAAGGTCGGAAGGTCGGAAGGTCGGAAGGTCGGAAGGTCGGAAGGTCGGAAGGTCGGAAGGTCGGAAGGTCGG belongs to Luteolibacter ambystomatis and includes:
- a CDS encoding SMP-30/gluconolactonase/LRE family protein, yielding MKPLLLAPLLVLPSVLAAEGPYPVDPASQRHEGVPVGTVAKHTFKDSKVYPGSTRDYWVYTPAQYDASKPACLMVFQDGGGYVNEKGADKVPIVFDNLINSKEMPVTIGLFVDPGVTPAGDGKSQPRYNRSYEYDAFTGDYAKFLTSELIPEVAKERNISPNPDHRGLCGASSGGCASFFAAWERPDQFRRVYSMIGTFVGLRGGDETAVLVRKTEPLPLRVFLQDGSNDQNIYCGDWWMANQEMERSLQFAGYEVNHAWGEGPHSHQHGGAILPDAMRWLWKDFPKPVEVHYDATKSRAKDMLIPGKDWELVSEGHGFTEGPVPGPDGTVFFSDIPKNLIHRVGADGKVSVFMEDTRGTNGLTFGPDGRLYGCRTGSGEIVSWDIQTKEEKVHATGIKGNDLTVAHDGTIYATEPAKHAVWIIRSGQEKVLGSDAFRGVNGISLTPDQSRIDVADPGGRYIWSATRAADGSLVNVQPYHHLHLPPADPDPGSKADGIRVTKDGWLLAATAMGIQVFDQPGRVNLILPPVPGARYPSNLCFAGPEKETLYVTCGDKVYKRETKLVGAMAWEAPVDPPKPHL
- a CDS encoding DUF1294 domain-containing protein → MAEEFTGTIVEWNEEKAHGYLRYGKKRIFLHIRDFSERHKRPAIGDRIRFWAGTDGKGRPCAVKAVHVNDGGRLGIGSFIVLGLLLLLPAIAWCCLPRPLQWVVGVLYGSASALVWFLYGRDKQIARQNASATSPQRRRVPESQLHFLEFAGGWPAAFIAKRRLRHKCSKLSYQAQYWLIVTLHEFLAFDFLCDWRIIRAILA
- a CDS encoding VF530 family DNA-binding protein, giving the protein MPAPSEHPRDPLHGLTLETILTTLVDRHGWEMLSTRIRIRCFTHDPSIKSSLTFLRKTPWARQKVEAWYLYDLRKGIK
- a CDS encoding alpha-galactosidase, translated to MRRLLLLCLLPCSILSAVPVFPGKAPGAPAADGTGGVFTLRNQLLSASWSCQNGELRPVEIADLLNNHRFPQTYRQVFRFATGEEATKGENQTWLGMRLEEDAVVVQSSVNGRGWRTLARIPADKFPGKPALVRLGKTDRKGGLSDYPDAGTPGSPRFINFRITDERRIFANDGFATLSPEWTPRLSTKPGTVIKTEDGWLTVTAPANCAAFVERKFPAEATQVSCRVDRANDDAQSWGPGLALVWDNGKAIVVNMRKEGACSVIADGEEQVIGSPFQAVPDYNVVASKLKVFEGPKLVDLPAEPANPREGAHHPGKAIVAKLRDESTGLAVMWRAVLREGSNYVREELTLASPKAPLTLSGVQMLDRAVDSPAKLGTVPGSPVIAGGLFFGAELPVFSVETAKDGFTGGFPCTYKLEGTQTVTFSSVTGVVPEGQLRRGFQYYLERERARPAKAYFHFNGWYDAAVSEKRFLEVMEAYKRELIQKRGVKLDGFVIDDGWDDARDTFWDWKRSVLPEGLKNLRAAAEKAGSRLGIWISPLGGYGEAPMRIANARKLGLTDGNKLDLSDPRYYKWFKEKCLSLMHEDRVGYFKWDKAGDGVNPHFMSLLKLADELHADDPNLFLNVTVGTWPSPFWLNHVDCTWHGGGDVAWMGKGDKREQWLTYRDHSALSVVKRGPLYPLNSIMLHGMVLGHAYQGKTTAEAGNHLRNECRSFFGSGTCMQESYLSPDLMDDAAWDDLAEAATWGRKHAAVLTDTHMIGGEPTKMEPYGWAAWMPGQATLTLRNPDDQPKIIALDAQTVFELPTGAPAKLSLKSAYKEQRVRTLDLMAGTPVTLELLPFEVLVFDSGN